The sequence below is a genomic window from Sandaracinaceae bacterium.
AGGGAAGCGAAGCTGTCCTGTCCCGCCGGGCAAATCCAGAAACACGAGGATTCGCCCATGACCGAGAAACTCCCGTACACCCTGCCGCTCCACGGCGCCCAGAACCCCTCCAGCCGCGCCGACGGCACCAGCCCCGGATCCTTCGCGCGCCGCGCGGACGTCGGCGGGCCGCTGTCGTTCTCGTCGCCCGACACGCCCGGCATGCCGGCGCCGAGCGAGAAGACCGCCTGGGACTTCCTCCCCGACGGCTGGACCCGTGACGCCGAGACCGGCTTCGCGGTCGCGCCCGACGGCTTCGAGCCGATCACGCAGCTCGAGCACGCGCGGCTCGGCGTGATCACGCCCGAGATGGCGCGCGTGGCGGAGAAGGAGAAGCACCTCACCGCCGCCCAGGTGCGCGACGAGGTCGCGGCCGGCCGCATGATCATCCCGGCCAACAAGGTCCACCTCGGCTACCAGCTCGACGCGATGGCGATAGGCCGCGCGAGCTTGACCAAGGTCAACGCCAACCTCGGCGCCTCACCCGTCTCGAGCGGCACCGACGAAGAGGTCGAGAAGATGCGCTGGGCGACCCGCTGGGGCGCCGACACGGTCATGGATCTCTCGACCGGCGGCGATCTCGACGCCTGCCGCGACGCCATCATCCGCAACAGCACCGTGCCGATCGGGACGGTGCCGATCTACTCGATGATCATCGATCGCTCGATCGAGACGCTCGACGAGCAGGTCATCCTCGAGACGCTCGAGCATCAGGCGAAGCAGGGCGTCGACTACTTCACCATCCACGCGGGCGTGCTGCGCGAGCACCTCGCCTTCGTGAAGAAGCGCCTCATCGGGATCGTCAGCCGCGGCGGCTCGCTGCTCGCCAAGTGGATGCTCGTCCACGGCAAGCAGAACCCGACCTACACGCTCTTCGATCAGATCTGCGACGTGATGCGTCGCTACGACGTGAGCTTCTCGCTCGGCGACGGGCTGCGGCCGGGCGGGCTCGCGGACGCGTCCGACCGGGCGCAGCTGGCGGAGCTGGCCGTGCTCGGCGAGCTGACCGAGCGCGCGTGGCGCAAGGGCTGCCAGGTCATGGTCGAGGGGCCGGGGCACGTCCCCTTCGATCAGATCGAGTTCAACATGAAGCTGCAGCGCACGCTCTGTCACGGCGCGCCCTTCTACGTGCTCGGCCCGCTCGTGACTGACGTCTTCCCGGGCTACGACCACATCACGAGCTGCATCGGCGCGACCGCCGCCGCGTACCACGGCGCGAGCATGCTCTGCTACGTGACCCCCAAGGAGCACGTCGGCCTGCCCAAGCGCGACGACGTGAAGCAGGGCTGCGTCGCCTACAAGATCGCGGCTCACGCGGCGGACGTCGCGCTCGGCATCCCGGGCAGCCGCGACTGGGACGACGACCTGACCAAGGCGCGCGCCGCCCTCAACTGGGAGAAGCACTTCGAGCTGAGCTTCGACGGGGACTACGCCCGGGCGATGCACGACGAGGACCTCGACGTCGACACGGACTTCTGCGCGATGTGCGGGCACGACTGGTGCTCCGTTCGCATCAGCAAGGAGATCATGGAGCTCGAGAGCGGCAAGGCCGAGGGCTTCCAGCGCGAGAAGGTCATGAAGAGCCCCGCGCTGACCCCCGAGCAGCGCGCCATCCTCGAGCAGCGCGGCAACCTCCCGCCCGAGGTCCTGCACAAGCTGGCCAGCAAGACGCGCGGTCGCATGGGCGCGAGCGTGGGCGCGAAGGCCGCCTGCCACAGCGACGCGGCGCCGCCCGAGGAGGCCCAGCGGCTCCAGGGCGACGAGCTGGTCCCGCTCCGCCGGAAGGACGACGCGCCTGCGCCCCCCGCGGAGTGAGAGACTGAGTCTCCTTGCCCCGGGGCGGCCCGGTCCTGTGACGTCCCCGCAACGGGAGACCAGCGGTAACGTCGCAAGATCTGGACGATCTGTCCTACATCCTCCGACAGCTCGGCACAGGCTGTGCGCATCCTTTGCACACAGCTTGTGCACAAGCTGTGGGTTCGGGGAATTCCGAGCAATGTCGAATGGTTGCTCGGAATCGCACAAAAGTTATCGACATTCAGACATCGAGCCGTGGCGAGATGGTCGAGGGGGCCCGAGATCCGTGATCGAATGTCCCAGATCAGGGCTGGGGCGATGTGTCACTCACGTCACGTCGATGACGTGAAGAAGGCGTCGATCTCGGCCGCGCGGGCGTGCGCGTCCCCTCTCCCGAGCTCGCTCAGAGCGGCCGCGAAGCGTCCGTCGAAGAGGATGAACGAGAGCAGGTCGGCGTCGATGTCGGCGCCCAGATCGGCCAGCTGGCGGACGAGGAAGGTCGAGAGGTTTCGCGCGGGCGCGCCCACGGCGTGCTCGTGGGCGAGCCGGCCGATGTTCTGGGACGGTCGGAACACGAGGGTCGACAGCTCGCGATAGGGCACCCCTCGGGTCTCCGTCAGCACGCCCCGCACGCGCTCCATCTCGTCGGGCTGGAGCGTCTCCTCGAGCGTGCGGAGCAGCGTGTTCAGCCGCTCCAGCACCTGGAGGTCGTAGGCGACCGGATCGAGCAGGAGCGCGTTGAGCACCTTGCCGAGCAGGAAGACGGGGCTCGGGTACGCGGCCACGTGCGCCGCGGCTTCGGGCGTGCCGGGCGCGGCGTAGCTCGCCATCGGATAGAGGAGAGAGATGACGACCAGCTTGTCGGCGCCGCCGCGGATGGCGGGGGCGATGGGCGTGTTCGAGCGAACGCCTCCGTCGGCGTAGTAGCGGTCGTCGATCTTGCGGGACGGGAAGAGCAGCGGGATGGCGGCCGAGGCGAGCACGTGCCTCGCGTCGATGCGCGCCTCCCTCCCGATGCGGCGCGGATCCTTCGAGGGCACGTAGCGCGTCCCCGGGCCCAGCTCCGCGAAGACGGTCGTGCGCGCGGTGCTGATCTCGAGCGCCGCCACCATCAACGCGCGCACGTGCCCGCTGGCGACGTTGGCGTGCAGGCGATCGTAGGGGACGGAGGTCTCGACGAGCTCCTCGAGCGCCCTCGGGTCGAGCAGCGAGCGACCCCAGCGCTCGTCCCCTTCGCCGCGCCATCGCGCGAGCCGCCGCCCGAGCCTCGGCCCCGCGAGGAACCGGAGCGGGTCGAGCGAGAGGTGCCGGCCCAGCTGGAGCTCGCGCCAGTGGCCGAGCAGCCCCTCGACGTCCATGTCCGGCCGATCCGCGTGCGCGGCCAGCCACGCGGCGTTGATCGCGCCGACCGACGTCCCGGTGAAGATCGAGAACGGCGCGCGCTTCGGCTTGCGCTCGGCCAGCACGTCGACGATGCCCGCCACGACCCCCGCCTCGTAGGCGCCGCGGGCCCCACCGCCGCTCAGCACGATCGCGATGTCCGCCGGCACGCGCAGAGGGTATCGAAGGGGAGCGGCGCCTGTCTCCCGCCTTTCGTGTCGTGCGCCCCCGCACAGGGAGGCGAAGGCCGACGCAGGCGTCGCGGCGTCCGCCCACGACCCCGGTGGCACGCCGCCTGAAGCGATCTCCGCCCATGAGAACCCTCGCCCTCCTCTGTCTGCTCGCCGGCTGCGGCGCCTCTCCCGCCGAGCCGTCTCCCGCGGAGCCAGCCGCCCGCGCCGACGCCGAGCCCGGGCGAGATCCGCTGACGGCCGCGCGTGAGGCCTTCGCGGACGGTCGCTGCGAGCTCCCGCGCGGATCCGACGGCGCGACGACGCGAGGCCCGCTCATCTACGCCGAGTCGGGATCCAAACGATTGCACCTCGACCTGACGCGTCCCGAAGGCGAGGGCCCGCACCCCGTCGCGGCGCTCTTCCACGGCGGGGGCTTCCACGGCGGTGACGAGGACCACCTCGCGGGCCTCGCGCGCGACCTGGCCGCGGCGGGGTGGGCGGCGGCGCGGATCGAGTACCGGCTGGCCGGGCGCGAACACCCCGACTTCCCCGCGCCGGTCTCCGACGCGCGCTGCGCGGTGCGCTACCTCCGCGCGGAGGCGGCCGATCTCGGGATCGATCCCGAGCGCGTGGTGGCCATCGGCTTCAGCGCAGGAGGGCACCTGGCCGCCGCGCTGGCGCTCCAGGCCGACGACGGTCGGCTCGACGGCACGTGTCTCCACGGGGGACCGCCCGACGTGCGAGGCGCGGTCGCCTTCTACGCGCCGCTCGACCTGCGCCCGGAGGTCCCGTGGGACGCGAGCGCGGACCGCCTCTTCACGCGGTTCCTGGGCAAGCCGCGCGAGGAGGCGCGCGCGCTGGCGACCTTGGCGAGCCCCGTCAGCGCGAGCGACCCGAAGGACGCGCCGCTGCTCGTGATCAGCGCCGAGGACGACGCGATCGTGCCTCGCGCGGTCACCGAACACGCGCTGGAGCAGCTCTCGGACGCGCCGCACGCGCACCTCGTGCAAGCGGGCGCGGGGCACGGCTTCGGGCTGCTCGGCGAGGAGGATCCACGCGCCGCCACCTGCGCGGTGCTCGCCTACCTCGACGCGATCTGAAGAAGATCGAGCACGAGCGGCACGAAGCGCTCGGTCGACCGGTCCTGACCGATCACGCGCTCGACGCGCCGCTGGATCGCGTCACCGTCGCCGCCCGGCCGGAGGACCATCATCGGCACCACCGAGTCGAGCTCGGTCGGGCTGCCGTGCCAGGAGTGGTAGGGCCCGGAGAAGTAGCTGCGTCGCTCGATCGGGTCGGTGGGCGAGAGCCGCGACACGAGCAACACGTCGCCCGCGAGGTGGCCGTGTGGGCCGACCGCGAGCCCGCGGAGGCGCTCGGCGAAGCGCAGCCAGTCGGGGCGCGGGTGATCGCGGAGCCAGTCCTCGACGGGCACCAGCGAGCCGCCGTCGAGCACGGAGAAGGGCTCGGGGATCTCCCCCACCTCGACCGGGCGTCGGGCGAGCACGAGATCGAGCCGGTCCTCGAGGGCCGCGACCGGCCGCCCGTGTCGGCTCGACGTGAGGTAGGCGTTCGCGACGGGGAGCACGTCCTCTTCGAAGCGCGGCGGCGCGCTCCAGTCGCAGCGATCGCCGGGCTCGGGGCAGGTGCTCCGGTCCGCGAGGTAGACGTACGCGAACGCACCTTGGTAGGCGAGCACGGCCGAGTAGTCGTCCTCGCTCACGGTGAGCTGCGGCGCGCGCACGCGGAAGCCGACCGCGTCGAGCACGGCGGGCGGGTCGGTCTCGGGGTCGGTGCCCAGCGCGTGCTCGTCGTCGTGCTGAACCGGGGTGTGGCCGTGGTCGGCGATGACGACGATCCAGGTGTCGTCCAGCAAGCCCTCGCGACGGTAGGCCTCGAAGATCCGCGCGAGGCCGGGCGCGATGACCTCCTCGAGGTGACGCTGCTGGACCTCGAGGGGCGGGTCGGAGGCGTGCGTGATGAGATCGACGCCCGGGAAGTACGCGAGCTGTACGTCCGGGATGCCGTGTGCCGCGAAGCCGCCGAGGATGGGGCCCACCGACTCCTCGTCCATCTCGATGTACGCCTCGGCCGAGAAGCCCGCGCCGCCGAAGAGGCCCTCGGGGATGACGCTCAGCACCTGAAACAGGTCGAGGCCGTTCGGGGTGGTGAGCAGATCGGCCCCGCGATGGATCGGTAGCAACGACACATGTGAACGTACATCGGCGCGCTCGAAGAGCGTGGCCACCTGCACCTGGCGGCCGAGCCAGCCCTCGGTGAAGCTCTGCAAGGTGTGGGTCGCCCCCGTCACTGACACCGGCGCGGGCGCGTGGAAGCGGCGCTCGGTGCGGTCGAACCACTCGTTGCCCGGCACGCCGGTCTCCGCCGGCGGCGCGCCCGTGACCACGGTGGCCCACGCGGCCATCGTGGTGGAGGGGAGGGTGGTGAGCACGTCGGGCGGCGCGTAGCCGTGCCGATAAGTGCGCGCCCCCGTCGCCGGACCGAGGAGTCGGGCGAGGCTCGGCAGCCGCCCGGCCGCGAGCGCGGCGTGCAGCGCTCCGTCGCCGACCCCGTCGAGCGCGATGATCAAGACCCGCTCGCCTCCTCGAATGGGCCGCATCTGCGGCTGCAGCCTCGTCTCGCCACCCTGCGCGGCCATCTCGGCCGCCTCGCCCAGCGGCACGGCGCACCCGGTCGTGGTGCCCGCGGAGAGCAGGCACACGAACAGGAGGCACGCCGCCTGCGGCAAGGCGCGACGAGCGGGGCGAAGCGCCACTTCGGGAGTGGGGAGAGAAGCTGAATGATCTCGCGGCCGGAGCACGCAGGGGAGGGGCATGTGCCACGGCACTGCAATCCTGACGCCGCGGTCGGATCCCATGTCACGCGCGGTCCGATAAGCTCGCCTCCCATGGCCTCCGCGCGTCGCTCCACGCTCTACTTCGTCACCCTGGTCGTCTTCGGCGGTCTCGCCGCGGCGGGCTGGTGGTGGTGGCACGGTCCGCGAGCGGAGGGCCTCGCGCGCGAAGAGGCGGCCGGGCACCTCGCGCGGCTCGAGCTCTGCTGGCTCGGCGAAGTGGGGCTCACGGCGGACGAGGGGCTCGCGCGCGCGACCGGGAGCGCGCTCCGCGAGGCGGTGACGCAGAGCGACTGGCCTGCGCGCTGCGAGCCGCATCGACAGAGCCTCCGTGGCGCGCTGGCGGAGGCGAAGCTGGACGCGACCGCCTTCGACGCCGCGATCCCGATCGCGTGGGGCGAGGACGGGTGGCGCGCCCCGCTCCGCCGCGCGCTCGACGCGGCCCGCGCGCTCGAGCTGCCCGCGTCGGAGGCGGGCGACGTCACGCCCCCGCCGGCGCCCTTCGCGGCGCCCACGCTCGACGCTCTGCCTCGCCTCGCGCCCGCCACCGAGCGCGCGTTCGAGGACGCGCCCGCGGTCTCCTTCGTGCTGGGCACCCCCGAAGCCGAGACCACCGCGGCGCAGATCTGCGCCCTCGCCGACTCGGGCCCCGACCTGGCCTGCGGCGCCCCGTTCCGCATCGAAGGTCGCGCGTCGCTCCGGCCCCTCCCCCGCGAGGCGGGCGCGCCGGTCCGCGTCTTCGACCTGCTCTCCGCGGCCGACGGGACCGACGCGGGGACCCTGCGCGACGCGTCCGGCGAGAGCGCCTCGGACACGCTGCGCCCGGCCCTCGTCCGGCCGGACGCCGTGATCGGCTGGCGGCTCCAGCAGGTGGGCAAGCCGCTCCTCGCGGTGCGGCTCCGCGGCGACGCGGAGGACACGCGGGAGCTCGACGCGCCCTTCGTCGGCGCCGGGCCGGTCGACGCGCTGATGGCGCCCGGGTTCAGCGCGGTGCGCTGGGAGGAGCCGGGCAAGCGCGCGCTCGTGCTCGCGTACCCGTGGACCGGTGACTTCCCCGGGGCGCCGCGAGCGCTCGAGGCGGTCGGGCTCCTCCGCGCCGCGTGCACGCTCGGAGACGCGAGCGCGCTCGTGAGCGACGAAGCCGGGGCCGCGGTGGTCGACGTCTGGACCGGGGTCGACCACGCGCGCCATCGGGTCGAGGCGGCGGGGACGCGGCCGCGTTGCCTGCCGGGCGCGGTCTCTTTCCTGGACGAATCCGACGGGGAGGTGACGGTGACGCGCTGCGACGCGGCGGGATGCGAGGCGACGCAGGCCAGGCCGGCCCCGCCGTGGGAGGGCCCGTGGCAGACGCGCTCGATCGATCTGGGGACGTCGCTGCTGCACGTCTTCCATGGCGAGGGGCTGCCCACCTTCGCGCGCGTGGGCGAGGGCGCGCTGCACCTGCTCGTCGACGCGCCGGTCGGCGAGCCGCTGCTCCTGCCTCACCGCGGCGGCGCGATGCTGGTGTTCGCGAGCGGCGACGCGACGCGCGCCGTCGTGATCGACGCCGAGGGGGCCGGGAGGGCGCCTCTCCTCAGCGGGCCTTCCGGTAGCTGACCCGGAAGCGCAGGTCCGAGGGCAGGCGCGGGCTCTGCATCAGCACGTCGAGGTTGAGGTGCTGACCGTCGGGCTGAGGGATGAGGAAGTTGTACTGCATCCCGTCGGTGGCCCGGAACTGCTGCTCGATGCCGCCGTCGGGTCGAAAGAGCTGCGTCATGCGGGCGCGCACGCCGCTGTGACTGAAGACGTTCTGCGCCTGCCCCGGCGGCGTCTCGAAGGTCCGGCCGCCCTCGCCGCCGAACTCGACCCGGATCTGGCTCGGCGCGGCCTGGATCGTGATGGCGGTCGGGACCTGCGTCGACTCCGCGATGCGCGCCCGCGCGAGCCGCTGGATGTCCGGCGTCAGCGTGGAGATCGCCTGCTCGACGGTCTGCTGCACCCGCTGCTGGTTCTCCTGCAGGGAGCCCTCGAGCTGCCAGGTGCCGTTGAGGGCCGCGTTCGGCTGCGGGTTCTGCCCCGCGCTCGGCTGGGCGAAGAAGATCGCGCCCATCGCGGCGATCCCCGCCGCGAGGCCGAGGGTGAGGGGCGCGGAGCTCGAGAGTGCCTGGGCGTGTCGCATCGTCGTGTCCGAGGGTACGGCGGGAGGCGCCGGGAGGGTAGGGGCTATCCTTCGGCTGACGTACGCGCGCGCGCCTCGATTCACTCCTTCGAGGCGGGCTGCCAGCGGAGCACGGGCTTGCGGGCGGCGCGGGTCTCGTCCAGGCGGCGGTGCCGGGTCACGTGCGGAGCCGTCTTGACCTTCTCGGGGTCCGACTGGGCCTCGTCGCTGATCTCCTTCATCGCCTGGACGAAGCGATCGAGCGTCTCCTTGGTCTCGGTCTCGGTGGGCTCGACGAGCATCGCGCCCTTCACCACGAGCGGGAAGTAGACGGTCGGCGCGTGGAAGCCGTGGTCGACGAGGCGCTTGGCGACGTCCATCGTCGTCACGCCCGTCTCCTTGAGGTGCTTGTCGCTGATGATGACCTCGTGCATGCAGACCTGGTCGAAGGCCACGTGCCAGGTCTCGCCGAGCTCCGCGCGGAGGTAGTTGGCGTTGAGCACGGCCAGCTCGGTCGCCCGCTGGAGCCCCTCGGCGCCCATCTCGCGGAGGTACGCGTAGGCGCGGACCATCATGCCGAAGTTGCCGTAGAACGAGCGGAGGCGCCCGATGGTCTGCGGCCGCTCGTAGTCGAGGAAGTAGGTGCCGTCGTCCTTGCGCTCGACCGTGGGCGAGGGCGCGAAGGGGGCGAGGGTCTTCTTGTAGGCGACCGGGCCACACCCGGGGCCGCCGCCGCCGTGGGGGGTGGTGAAGGTCTTGTGCAGGTTGAACTGCATCACGTCGATGCCGAGGTCGCCCGGGCGGGCGCGCCCCATCAGCGCGTTGAGGTTGGCGCCGTCGCCGTAGACCAGCGCCCCCTTGTCGTGGAGCATCTGGGCGATCTGCGGCAGCTCCCGCTCGAACAGCCCGACCGTGTTCGGGTTGGTGAGCATGATGGCCGCGACGTCGTCGTCGACGTGCGAGGCGAGCTGCTCCGCGTGCACGACGCCGTCCTCGCCGGCCGGGAAGGGCACCGCCTTGAGGCCGTTGAGCGCACAGGACGCCGGGTTGGTGCCGTGCGCGGTCTCGGGGATGAGGACCTTCTTGGGGCTGCGGCCCTGGGCCTCGTGCCACTTGCGGATCATCATCAGGCCGGTCAGCTCGCCCTGCGCGCCCGCGGCGGGCTGGAGCGTGACGCGATCGAGCCCGACCACCTCGGCGAGGCCGCGCTCGAGCCGGTACATCAGCTCGAGGGCGCCCTGCCACATGCGCTCCGGGGCGTAGGGGTGAAGCCGCGCGAAGCCGGGCAGGCGGGCCGCCCACTCGTTGACCTTCGGGTTGTACTTCATCGTGCAGGACCCGAGCGGGTACATCACGTTGTCGATGGCGTAGTTCGAC
It includes:
- the thiC gene encoding phosphomethylpyrimidine synthase ThiC; amino-acid sequence: MTEKLPYTLPLHGAQNPSSRADGTSPGSFARRADVGGPLSFSSPDTPGMPAPSEKTAWDFLPDGWTRDAETGFAVAPDGFEPITQLEHARLGVITPEMARVAEKEKHLTAAQVRDEVAAGRMIIPANKVHLGYQLDAMAIGRASLTKVNANLGASPVSSGTDEEVEKMRWATRWGADTVMDLSTGGDLDACRDAIIRNSTVPIGTVPIYSMIIDRSIETLDEQVILETLEHQAKQGVDYFTIHAGVLREHLAFVKKRLIGIVSRGGSLLAKWMLVHGKQNPTYTLFDQICDVMRRYDVSFSLGDGLRPGGLADASDRAQLAELAVLGELTERAWRKGCQVMVEGPGHVPFDQIEFNMKLQRTLCHGAPFYVLGPLVTDVFPGYDHITSCIGATAAAYHGASMLCYVTPKEHVGLPKRDDVKQGCVAYKIAAHAADVALGIPGSRDWDDDLTKARAALNWEKHFELSFDGDYARAMHDEDLDVDTDFCAMCGHDWCSVRISKEIMELESGKAEGFQREKVMKSPALTPEQRAILEQRGNLPPEVLHKLASKTRGRMGASVGAKAACHSDAAPPEEAQRLQGDELVPLRRKDDAPAPPAE
- a CDS encoding patatin-like phospholipase family protein, encoding MPADIAIVLSGGGARGAYEAGVVAGIVDVLAERKPKRAPFSIFTGTSVGAINAAWLAAHADRPDMDVEGLLGHWRELQLGRHLSLDPLRFLAGPRLGRRLARWRGEGDERWGRSLLDPRALEELVETSVPYDRLHANVASGHVRALMVAALEISTARTTVFAELGPGTRYVPSKDPRRIGREARIDARHVLASAAIPLLFPSRKIDDRYYADGGVRSNTPIAPAIRGGADKLVVISLLYPMASYAAPGTPEAAAHVAAYPSPVFLLGKVLNALLLDPVAYDLQVLERLNTLLRTLEETLQPDEMERVRGVLTETRGVPYRELSTLVFRPSQNIGRLAHEHAVGAPARNLSTFLVRQLADLGADIDADLLSFILFDGRFAAALSELGRGDAHARAAEIDAFFTSST
- a CDS encoding alpha/beta hydrolase; translation: MRTLALLCLLAGCGASPAEPSPAEPAARADAEPGRDPLTAAREAFADGRCELPRGSDGATTRGPLIYAESGSKRLHLDLTRPEGEGPHPVAALFHGGGFHGGDEDHLAGLARDLAAAGWAAARIEYRLAGREHPDFPAPVSDARCAVRYLRAEAADLGIDPERVVAIGFSAGGHLAAALALQADDGRLDGTCLHGGPPDVRGAVAFYAPLDLRPEVPWDASADRLFTRFLGKPREEARALATLASPVSASDPKDAPLLVISAEDDAIVPRAVTEHALEQLSDAPHAHLVQAGAGHGFGLLGEEDPRAATCAVLAYLDAI
- a CDS encoding alkaline phosphatase family protein, encoding MALRPARRALPQAACLLFVCLLSAGTTTGCAVPLGEAAEMAAQGGETRLQPQMRPIRGGERVLIIALDGVGDGALHAALAAGRLPSLARLLGPATGARTYRHGYAPPDVLTTLPSTTMAAWATVVTGAPPAETGVPGNEWFDRTERRFHAPAPVSVTGATHTLQSFTEGWLGRQVQVATLFERADVRSHVSLLPIHRGADLLTTPNGLDLFQVLSVIPEGLFGGAGFSAEAYIEMDEESVGPILGGFAAHGIPDVQLAYFPGVDLITHASDPPLEVQQRHLEEVIAPGLARIFEAYRREGLLDDTWIVVIADHGHTPVQHDDEHALGTDPETDPPAVLDAVGFRVRAPQLTVSEDDYSAVLAYQGAFAYVYLADRSTCPEPGDRCDWSAPPRFEEDVLPVANAYLTSSRHGRPVAALEDRLDLVLARRPVEVGEIPEPFSVLDGGSLVPVEDWLRDHPRPDWLRFAERLRGLAVGPHGHLAGDVLLVSRLSPTDPIERRSYFSGPYHSWHGSPTELDSVVPMMVLRPGGDGDAIQRRVERVIGQDRSTERFVPLVLDLLQIASR
- the gcvPB gene encoding aminomethyl-transferring glycine dehydrogenase subunit GcvPB, translated to MSSGSPKEVTSMPGSVTPGFAFDEPLIFERGTPGRDGSSSPSLDVPAADPAALFGDLHRTETAHLPEVSEPEAFRHYVRLSQSNYAIDNVMYPLGSCTMKYNPKVNEWAARLPGFARLHPYAPERMWQGALELMYRLERGLAEVVGLDRVTLQPAAGAQGELTGLMMIRKWHEAQGRSPKKVLIPETAHGTNPASCALNGLKAVPFPAGEDGVVHAEQLASHVDDDVAAIMLTNPNTVGLFERELPQIAQMLHDKGALVYGDGANLNALMGRARPGDLGIDVMQFNLHKTFTTPHGGGGPGCGPVAYKKTLAPFAPSPTVERKDDGTYFLDYERPQTIGRLRSFYGNFGMMVRAYAYLREMGAEGLQRATELAVLNANYLRAELGETWHVAFDQVCMHEVIISDKHLKETGVTTMDVAKRLVDHGFHAPTVYFPLVVKGAMLVEPTETETKETLDRFVQAMKEISDEAQSDPEKVKTAPHVTRHRRLDETRAARKPVLRWQPASKE